One segment of Phaeacidiphilus oryzae TH49 DNA contains the following:
- a CDS encoding LLM class flavin-dependent oxidoreductase has product MRLSTVILPVYRWPEARQLWQRAEDLGFHTAYTYDHLSWRSFRDRTWFGAVPTLTAAATATSRIRLGTMVTSPNFRHPVTLAKELVTLDDVSEGRITAGIGAGGSGFDATALGQEAWTPRQRADRFGEFLPLLDELLSQDVTTRRGTYYSAEEARNIPGCVQRPRLPLYVAATGPRGLRLAAEHGQGWISYGDPKGAGSMPPALCPDVIAAQLGRLEQACAERDRDPAELAKVLLSGSTQEKPLASVDAFVDYAGRYAELGITEIVLHWPVPDSVFEADLSVFEKIATDGPAQLR; this is encoded by the coding sequence ATGCGTCTGAGCACAGTGATCCTCCCCGTGTACCGGTGGCCCGAGGCACGACAGTTGTGGCAGCGGGCCGAGGATCTCGGCTTCCACACCGCCTACACCTACGACCACCTCTCCTGGCGGTCCTTCCGCGACCGCACCTGGTTCGGCGCGGTGCCGACGCTGACCGCCGCTGCGACGGCGACCTCCCGGATCCGCCTCGGCACCATGGTGACCTCGCCGAACTTCCGGCACCCGGTGACCCTCGCCAAGGAGCTGGTCACCCTGGACGACGTCTCGGAGGGCCGGATCACCGCCGGCATCGGCGCCGGCGGCTCCGGCTTCGACGCCACCGCCCTCGGCCAGGAGGCCTGGACGCCCCGGCAGCGCGCGGACCGCTTCGGCGAGTTCCTCCCGCTCCTGGACGAGCTGCTGTCGCAGGACGTGACCACCCGCCGGGGCACCTACTACTCGGCCGAGGAGGCCCGGAACATCCCCGGCTGCGTGCAGCGCCCCCGGCTGCCGCTGTACGTCGCCGCCACCGGCCCGCGCGGACTGCGGCTGGCCGCCGAGCACGGCCAGGGCTGGATCAGCTACGGCGACCCGAAGGGCGCCGGCTCGATGCCGCCCGCGCTCTGCCCCGACGTCATCGCCGCCCAGCTCGGCCGGCTGGAGCAGGCCTGCGCCGAGCGCGACCGCGACCCGGCGGAGCTGGCGAAGGTCCTCCTCTCCGGCTCCACCCAGGAGAAGCCGCTGGCGTCGGTGGACGCCTTCGTCGACTACGCCGGCCGCTACGCCGAGCTGGGCATCACCGAGATCGTGCTGCACTGGCCGGTGCCGGACTCGGTCTTCGAGGCCGACCTCTCGGTCTTCGAGAAGATCGCCACCGACGGGCCGGCCCAGCTGCGCTGA
- a CDS encoding MBL fold metallo-hydrolase, with product MTEHPRYPICRTCGVQYGAPREDCPICLDERQYVGWSGQQWTDLAELRAAGHRGRVEEEGENVVGVGADPPTAIGQRALLVRTPAGNVLWDAITLIDDGLVERVRELGGVDAIAVSHPHFYGSMVEWAEAFDAPVWIHSADKEWIARPSDRVRFWDGDVQPLLGGELTLVNAGVHFAGGQVLHWAGAEGGRGALFSGDIFTVVSDRRWVSFMYSYPNLIPERPRTIRRALRLIEPYSFEKVYGAWWNRVVAADGTTAITASADRYLRFALDDGPED from the coding sequence ATGACGGAGCACCCGAGGTATCCGATCTGCCGCACCTGCGGGGTGCAGTACGGCGCCCCGCGCGAGGACTGCCCGATCTGCCTGGACGAGCGCCAGTACGTGGGCTGGTCCGGGCAGCAGTGGACCGACCTGGCGGAACTGCGCGCGGCCGGCCACCGGGGCCGGGTCGAGGAGGAGGGCGAGAACGTCGTCGGCGTCGGCGCCGACCCGCCGACCGCGATCGGCCAGCGGGCGCTGCTGGTCCGCACCCCGGCCGGCAACGTGCTGTGGGACGCCATCACCCTGATCGACGACGGACTCGTCGAGCGGGTACGCGAGTTGGGCGGGGTGGACGCGATCGCGGTCAGCCACCCCCACTTCTACGGCTCGATGGTGGAGTGGGCCGAGGCCTTCGACGCCCCGGTGTGGATCCACTCCGCGGACAAGGAGTGGATCGCCCGCCCCAGCGACCGCGTCCGCTTCTGGGACGGCGACGTCCAGCCGCTGCTGGGCGGCGAGTTGACGCTGGTCAACGCGGGCGTCCACTTCGCCGGCGGGCAGGTGCTGCACTGGGCGGGCGCCGAGGGCGGCCGGGGCGCGCTCTTCAGCGGCGACATCTTCACCGTGGTCTCCGACCGCCGCTGGGTGAGCTTCATGTACAGCTACCCCAACCTCATCCCCGAGCGCCCGCGCACCATCCGCCGCGCCCTCCGCCTGATCGAGCCGTACTCCTTCGAGAAGGTCTACGGCGCCTGGTGGAACCGCGTGGTCGCCGCCGACGGCACCACCGCGATCACCGCCTCCGCCGACCGCTACCTGCGCTTCGCTCTGGACGACGGGCCGGAGGACTGA
- a CDS encoding ABC transporter ATP-binding protein → MSDTQVLSDASAGTAGDEPVITTDGLTKRFPRVTALDSLTLSIGRGVVGLVGANGAGKSTMIKILLGLTPASAGGARVLGLDVASQGEAIRERVGYMPEHDCLPPDVSATEFVVHMARMSGLPASAARERTADTLRHVGLYEERYRPIGGYSTGMKQRVKLAQALVHDPKLVLLDEPTNGLDPVGRDDMLDLVRRIHRDFGISVLVTSHLLGELERTCDHVVVIDGGKLLRSSSTADFTQTTRLLAVEVTDPADEHADPAYAENAVRDRLREAGLTVTADGGARVLLVEMTPELGEDVYDRVRDTVADLGLGLVRMEQRRHRIAEVFTDRPAAEQSRPQQEEGAAHV, encoded by the coding sequence GTGTCTGATACCCAAGTCCTCAGCGACGCCTCGGCCGGGACAGCCGGGGACGAGCCCGTCATCACAACGGACGGGCTCACCAAGAGGTTCCCCAGAGTCACCGCGCTGGACAGCCTGACCCTGAGCATCGGGCGGGGCGTCGTCGGCCTGGTCGGGGCCAACGGCGCCGGCAAGTCCACGATGATCAAGATCCTCCTCGGGCTCACCCCGGCCAGCGCGGGCGGCGCCCGGGTCCTGGGCCTCGACGTGGCCTCCCAAGGGGAGGCCATCCGCGAGCGCGTCGGCTATATGCCCGAGCACGACTGCCTGCCGCCCGACGTCTCGGCCACCGAGTTCGTGGTGCACATGGCGCGGATGTCCGGTCTCCCGGCCTCCGCCGCCCGTGAGCGCACCGCCGACACCCTGCGCCACGTCGGCCTGTACGAGGAGCGCTACCGCCCGATCGGCGGTTACTCGACCGGCATGAAGCAGCGGGTGAAGCTGGCCCAGGCCCTGGTCCACGACCCCAAGCTGGTGCTGCTCGACGAGCCGACCAACGGCCTGGACCCGGTCGGCCGGGACGACATGCTGGACCTGGTCCGCCGCATCCACCGGGACTTCGGCATCTCCGTGCTGGTCACCTCGCACCTCCTCGGCGAGCTCGAGCGCACCTGCGACCACGTGGTGGTGATCGACGGCGGCAAGCTCCTCCGCTCCTCCTCCACGGCCGACTTCACCCAGACCACCCGGCTCCTCGCGGTCGAGGTCACCGACCCCGCCGACGAGCACGCCGACCCCGCGTACGCCGAGAACGCGGTCCGGGACCGGCTGCGCGAGGCCGGGCTCACGGTCACCGCCGACGGCGGCGCCCGGGTGCTGCTGGTCGAGATGACCCCCGAGCTGGGCGAGGACGTCTACGACCGGGTCCGCGACACCGTCGCCGACCTCGGCCTCGGCTTGGTGCGGATGGAGCAGCGCAGGCACCGCATCGCCGAGGTGTTCACCGACCGGCCCGCCGCCGAACAGAGCCGGCCGCAGCAGGAGGAGGGCGCCGCCCATGTCTGA
- a CDS encoding ABC transporter permease, with product MSDLGIPVPASAAAPDVIHDIGYRHYEGRRLGRGYAMRSLYVQTLRGSFGLGRSVKSKILPMTLLGVMCVPALIAVAVAVYVKLNRLPIEYPHYLVIMEFVTAVFVASQAPVAVSRDLRFQTMPLYFSRPLTSRDYVRAKFAALASAVFILTALPMLVFYLGAVFSKLGFVYNTEHFAYGLFAAVCYSLLYSAIALLIASATPRRGFGVAGIIAVLLISSAISGIVYGVLNFRGGFDPSSTSSAHWAGVIAPAQLVDSLTTWLFHLRVQGMAGVPGAVGGIVFAAELVLIVVACYALLVRRYRRL from the coding sequence ATGTCTGATCTCGGCATCCCCGTCCCGGCCTCAGCGGCCGCCCCGGACGTCATCCACGACATCGGCTACCGCCACTACGAGGGCCGCCGGCTGGGCCGCGGCTACGCGATGCGCTCGCTCTACGTGCAGACGCTGCGCGGCTCCTTCGGCCTCGGGCGGTCGGTCAAGTCCAAGATCCTGCCGATGACCCTCCTCGGCGTGATGTGCGTCCCCGCGCTGATCGCGGTCGCCGTCGCGGTGTACGTGAAGCTGAACCGGCTGCCCATCGAGTACCCGCACTACCTGGTCATCATGGAGTTCGTGACCGCGGTCTTCGTCGCCTCGCAGGCGCCGGTCGCGGTCTCCAGGGACCTGCGGTTCCAGACCATGCCGCTGTACTTCTCCCGGCCGCTGACCTCCCGCGACTACGTCCGGGCCAAGTTCGCCGCCCTGGCCAGCGCGGTCTTCATCCTCACCGCGCTGCCGATGCTGGTCTTCTACCTGGGCGCGGTCTTCTCCAAGCTGGGCTTCGTCTACAACACCGAGCACTTCGCCTACGGCCTGTTCGCGGCGGTCTGCTACTCCCTCCTCTACTCGGCGATCGCGCTGCTGATCGCCTCGGCCACGCCCCGGCGCGGCTTCGGGGTGGCCGGGATCATCGCGGTGCTGCTGATCTCCTCGGCGATCTCCGGGATCGTCTACGGGGTGCTCAACTTCCGCGGCGGCTTCGACCCGAGCTCCACCTCCTCCGCGCACTGGGCCGGCGTGATCGCCCCCGCGCAGCTGGTGGACTCGCTCACCACCTGGCTCTTCCACCTCCGGGTGCAGGGGATGGCGGGCGTGCCGGGCGCGGTCGGCGGGATCGTGTTCGCCGCCGAGCTGGTACTGATCGTCGTCGCCTGCTACGCGCTGCTGGTCCGGCGCTACCGCCGCCTCTGA
- a CDS encoding ABC transporter ATP-binding protein: MATITIDKASRWFGNVVAVNDVTMTIGPGVTGLLGPNGAGKSTLIHMMSGFLPPSAGTVTLDGAAVWRNQRAYAQIGLVPEREAMYDFLTGWQFVLANAELHKLPDPEEAARRALATVEMEYAMERKVSTYSKGMKQRVKMASALVHDPAVLLLDEPFNGMDPRQRMHLMGLLRQFAADGRTVLFSSHILEEVEQLARHIEVIVAGRHAASGDFRKIRRLMTDRPHRYLVRSSDDRRLAAALIADGSTAAIEFDRKESALRIQAIDFFRFTELLPRVAKEADVRLLTVSPADESLESVFSYLVAS, encoded by the coding sequence ATGGCAACCATCACCATCGACAAGGCCTCCCGCTGGTTCGGCAACGTGGTCGCGGTCAACGACGTCACGATGACGATCGGTCCGGGGGTGACCGGACTGCTCGGCCCGAACGGCGCCGGCAAGTCCACGCTGATCCACATGATGTCCGGCTTCCTGCCGCCCTCGGCCGGCACCGTCACCCTGGACGGCGCCGCGGTCTGGCGCAACCAGCGCGCGTACGCGCAGATCGGGCTGGTCCCCGAGCGCGAGGCGATGTACGACTTCCTGACCGGCTGGCAGTTCGTGCTGGCCAACGCCGAGCTCCACAAGCTCCCCGACCCGGAGGAGGCCGCCCGCCGGGCGCTCGCCACGGTCGAGATGGAGTACGCGATGGAGCGGAAGGTCTCCACCTACTCCAAGGGCATGAAGCAGCGGGTGAAGATGGCCTCGGCGCTGGTCCACGACCCGGCCGTGCTGCTCCTCGACGAGCCCTTCAACGGGATGGACCCGCGGCAGCGGATGCATCTCATGGGGCTGCTGCGGCAGTTCGCCGCGGACGGCCGGACGGTCCTCTTCTCCTCGCACATCCTGGAGGAGGTCGAACAGCTGGCCCGGCACATCGAGGTGATCGTGGCGGGGCGGCACGCCGCCTCCGGCGACTTCCGCAAGATCCGCCGGCTGATGACCGACCGGCCGCACCGCTACCTGGTCCGCTCCAGCGACGACCGGCGGCTGGCCGCCGCGCTGATCGCGGACGGCTCCACGGCCGCGATCGAGTTCGACCGCAAGGAGAGCGCCCTGCGCATCCAGGCGATCGACTTCTTCCGCTTCACCGAGCTGCTGCCGCGGGTCGCCAAGGAGGCGGACGTACGGCTGCTCACCGTCTCCCCGGCCGACGAGTCCCTGGAGAGCGTCTTCTCCTACCTCGTAGCCTCCTGA
- a CDS encoding ABC transporter permease, whose protein sequence is MNYTVAALTLRGLLGRRRGLLLLAVPLLLIVLAVVVRLGVGVDHDATVNLLSKLALGTMVPLLGLIAGTGAIGPEIDDGSIIYLLAKPQPRYKIILTKLAVAIGCSAVFAAVPTFLAGEILYGNLEHIALGYGIGALVAGVAYSALFLLFGVITRHAVVVGLLYALLWESVVGNFVPGARTLSIQQWGQTVARQVADSGSLTANVHLPVAIPLLIVVAVGATALASVRLAGLTLAGEE, encoded by the coding sequence GTGAACTACACCGTAGCCGCGCTCACGCTGCGCGGACTGCTCGGGCGGCGCCGGGGGCTGCTCCTGCTCGCCGTGCCGCTGCTGCTGATCGTCCTGGCGGTCGTCGTGCGGCTGGGCGTCGGCGTCGACCACGATGCGACCGTCAACCTGCTGAGCAAGCTGGCGCTGGGCACGATGGTGCCGCTGCTCGGGCTGATCGCCGGGACGGGCGCGATCGGGCCGGAGATCGACGACGGCTCGATCATCTACCTGCTGGCCAAGCCGCAGCCGCGATACAAGATCATCCTGACCAAGCTGGCGGTGGCGATCGGCTGCTCGGCGGTCTTCGCCGCCGTCCCGACCTTCCTGGCCGGCGAGATCCTCTACGGCAACCTCGAACACATCGCGCTGGGGTACGGGATCGGCGCGCTGGTCGCCGGGGTCGCGTACAGCGCGCTCTTCCTCCTCTTCGGGGTGATCACCCGGCACGCGGTGGTCGTCGGGCTGCTGTACGCGCTGCTGTGGGAGAGCGTGGTCGGCAACTTCGTGCCGGGGGCGCGGACGTTGAGCATCCAGCAGTGGGGCCAGACGGTGGCCCGGCAGGTGGCCGACTCCGGCTCGCTGACCGCTAACGTCCACCTCCCGGTGGCCATCCCGCTGCTGATCGTCGTCGCCGTCGGCGCGACGGCGCTGGCCTCCGTCCGCCTGGCGGGTCTGACCCTCGCGGGCGAGGAGTAG
- a CDS encoding CynX/NimT family MFS transporter, with protein MKTQRVATLVGIVLVAVNMRAAMSAVSPLLGDVSGSYRLGSTAAGLLTTLPVLFLGLVAPLVPRAARRFGTERVVLGGLLLLAVGIAVRVLPGSAALYAGSMVIGAGIAVLNVTMPGLVKRDFPDRAAAMTGLYSTVMIAGSTLAAALSVPMERLFGGHWQGSLASWSLPALVAAGVWLPQVSRGRRGPGAPGPGTVGAVAGAAAAGAAATGAGHRVPGLWRSRLAWQLAVYMGICSLLAYTLIAWYPTVLVSHGMDRGTAGLVFAFCNLVQIVGSFTVPLLAGRMRSQRPLVAAMIGCYAVGVAGLMAAPADWSWGFAVPLGLAMGGAFGLALAMIVLRAQNAVVAAEVSGMSQLVGYLIAAVGPVGVGALHQATGGWAIPAAVLLAACGVGLVAGLGGARDLVLRTDGRTVARETESRTVPVRPASPLQEAGRTAS; from the coding sequence ATGAAGACGCAGCGCGTCGCGACGCTGGTCGGCATCGTCCTGGTCGCCGTCAACATGCGGGCCGCCATGTCGGCCGTCTCCCCGCTGCTCGGGGATGTCTCGGGCAGCTACCGGCTCGGCTCCACCGCCGCCGGACTGCTCACCACCCTGCCCGTGCTGTTCCTGGGCCTGGTCGCCCCCCTCGTGCCGCGGGCCGCGCGGCGGTTCGGCACCGAGCGGGTCGTCCTCGGCGGACTGCTGCTGCTCGCGGTCGGCATCGCCGTACGGGTGCTGCCCGGCAGCGCGGCGCTGTACGCGGGCTCGATGGTGATCGGGGCCGGTATCGCGGTCCTCAACGTCACCATGCCGGGCCTGGTCAAGCGGGACTTCCCGGACCGGGCGGCGGCGATGACCGGGCTGTACTCGACGGTGATGATCGCCGGTTCCACGCTGGCCGCGGCGCTGTCGGTGCCGATGGAGCGGCTGTTCGGGGGGCACTGGCAGGGCTCGCTGGCCTCCTGGTCGCTGCCGGCGCTGGTGGCGGCGGGGGTGTGGCTGCCGCAGGTCTCGCGGGGGCGGCGGGGTCCGGGGGCTCCAGGGCCGGGGACCGTGGGAGCGGTTGCGGGGGCGGCCGCGGCGGGGGCGGCCGCGACGGGCGCCGGGCATCGGGTGCCGGGGCTGTGGCGGTCGCGGCTGGCCTGGCAGCTGGCGGTCTACATGGGGATCTGCTCGCTGCTGGCGTACACCCTGATCGCCTGGTACCCGACCGTCCTGGTCTCGCACGGGATGGACCGGGGGACGGCGGGGCTGGTCTTCGCCTTCTGCAATCTGGTGCAGATCGTCGGGTCGTTCACGGTGCCGCTGCTGGCCGGGCGGATGCGCAGCCAGCGGCCGCTGGTGGCGGCGATGATCGGCTGCTACGCGGTGGGCGTGGCCGGGCTGATGGCCGCGCCGGCCGACTGGTCCTGGGGCTTCGCGGTGCCGCTGGGGCTGGCCATGGGCGGGGCGTTCGGTCTGGCGCTGGCGATGATCGTGCTGCGGGCGCAGAACGCGGTGGTGGCCGCCGAGGTGTCGGGGATGTCGCAGCTGGTGGGGTATCTGATCGCGGCGGTGGGCCCGGTGGGGGTCGGCGCCCTCCACCAGGCCACCGGGGGGTGGGCGATTCCGGCGGCGGTGCTGCTGGCGGCCTGCGGGGTGGGGCTGGTCGCGGGGCTGGGGGGTGCGCGGGATCTCGTCCTGCGGACGGACGGCCGCACCGTCGCGCGGGAGACGGAGTCCCGTACCGTGCCGGTGCGCCCGGCCTCTCCCCTCCAGGAGGCCGGACGCACCGCGTCTTGA
- a CDS encoding FecCD family ABC transporter permease — protein sequence MRGAWTLRRRGWSLAVRPRAAAAGSAIALAGLAAAVVSIGTGEFPMGPGQVLRTLAGAGTPAEAFVVDQLRLPRVLTALLAGAALALSGAVFQSLVRNPLGSPDVLGFSQGAATGALAAITIGGGAAGAGAVAGGAAAGGIATGTAVWLLTRRTGSQGTRLVLTGIGVSAVATGITGYLLTRAQLLDAARAVRWITGSLDGRGWSDVLSVGLPLVLLGGPVLACAGRTLRGLELGDDAAYGLGVRVERARGALLAAAVLLAAAATAACGPVAFVALTAPQLARRLTRAPGPNLAASALTGAALLTVADLLAQRIAPGRELPVGALTGVLGGGYLVGLLWAERRRGRI from the coding sequence ATGAGGGGGGCATGGACGCTGCGGCGGCGCGGGTGGTCGCTCGCGGTGCGGCCGCGGGCGGCGGCGGCCGGGTCGGCGATCGCGCTGGCCGGTCTCGCGGCCGCGGTGGTGTCGATCGGCACCGGGGAGTTCCCGATGGGGCCGGGACAGGTGCTGCGCACCCTGGCCGGCGCGGGTACGCCGGCCGAGGCCTTCGTGGTCGACCAGCTGCGACTGCCGCGGGTGCTGACCGCCCTCCTGGCGGGCGCGGCGCTGGCGCTCTCCGGGGCGGTCTTCCAGTCGCTGGTGCGCAACCCGCTGGGCAGCCCGGACGTCCTCGGCTTCAGCCAGGGCGCGGCCACCGGGGCGCTGGCCGCGATCACGATCGGCGGCGGGGCCGCGGGCGCGGGGGCGGTGGCCGGGGGCGCGGCGGCCGGCGGCATCGCCACCGGGACGGCCGTCTGGCTGCTCACCCGCAGGACCGGCAGCCAGGGAACGCGGCTGGTACTCACCGGGATCGGCGTCTCCGCGGTGGCCACCGGGATCACCGGCTACCTGCTGACCAGGGCCCAACTCCTGGACGCGGCACGGGCGGTGCGCTGGATCACCGGCTCGCTGGACGGGCGGGGCTGGTCCGACGTCCTGTCCGTCGGGCTGCCCTTGGTGCTGCTCGGCGGACCCGTGCTGGCCTGCGCCGGACGGACCCTGCGCGGGCTGGAACTCGGCGACGACGCGGCGTACGGGCTCGGGGTGCGGGTGGAGCGGGCGCGGGGCGCGCTCCTCGCGGCCGCCGTGCTGCTGGCCGCGGCGGCGACCGCGGCCTGCGGGCCGGTGGCCTTCGTCGCGCTGACCGCGCCCCAGCTGGCGCGGCGGCTGACCCGGGCGCCGGGGCCGAACCTGGCCGCCTCGGCGCTGACCGGGGCGGCGCTGCTGACCGTCGCCGACCTGCTGGCCCAGCGGATCGCGCCGGGACGGGAGCTGCCGGTGGGAGCGCTGACCGGGGTGCTGGGCGGCGGATACCTGGTGGGGCTGCTCTGGGCCGAGCGGCGGAGGGGGCGGATCTGA
- a CDS encoding FecCD family ABC transporter permease, which yields MSAVTTARPTGAPPPPAAVRRRPAALLLLLAALLLLGVLLASLALGAHPLSPSEVWRGLTEEGSPGWTVVHQMRLPRTLLGLLAGSALGLAGWVMQALTRNPLADPGVLGINAGASAAVVTASALLGAGSYLGTVWFALAGAAVVSVLVYAVGGHRTATPARLALAGTAVNAALYSYVNAVELLDTGALDRMRFWTVGSLASASPQSVLGLLPFTAVGGGIALALARPLNSLSLGEDSARALGVRPARVRVAAIAAVTLLCGAATAACGPIVFVGLLVPHLVRRFTGPDLRRLLPLCALLAPALLLGADVLGRLVAAPSELQAGIVTAAVGGPCFLWIVNRRKGVR from the coding sequence ATGTCCGCCGTCACCACCGCCCGCCCCACCGGCGCACCGCCGCCACCGGCCGCCGTCCGCCGGCGACCGGCCGCCCTCCTGCTGCTGCTCGCGGCCCTGCTGCTGCTCGGCGTCCTGCTGGCCAGCCTGGCGCTCGGCGCCCATCCGCTCTCCCCCTCCGAGGTCTGGCGGGGGCTCACCGAGGAGGGCTCGCCCGGCTGGACGGTCGTCCATCAGATGCGGCTGCCGCGCACCCTCCTCGGACTGCTGGCCGGCAGTGCGCTGGGACTGGCCGGCTGGGTGATGCAGGCGCTGACCCGCAACCCGCTGGCCGACCCCGGGGTGCTCGGGATCAACGCCGGGGCCTCCGCCGCCGTGGTCACCGCGAGCGCCCTGCTCGGCGCCGGGTCGTACCTGGGCACGGTGTGGTTCGCGCTGGCCGGGGCGGCCGTCGTCTCGGTGCTGGTCTACGCGGTGGGCGGGCACCGCACGGCGACGCCGGCCCGACTGGCGCTGGCCGGGACGGCGGTCAACGCGGCGCTCTACTCCTACGTCAACGCGGTGGAACTGCTGGACACCGGGGCGCTGGACCGGATGCGGTTCTGGACAGTGGGCTCGCTGGCGAGCGCGAGTCCGCAGTCGGTGCTCGGGCTGCTGCCCTTCACGGCGGTCGGCGGGGGGATCGCGCTGGCGCTGGCGCGTCCGCTCAACTCCCTCTCGCTGGGCGAGGATTCGGCCCGGGCGCTGGGCGTGCGGCCGGCCCGCGTGCGGGTGGCCGCGATCGCCGCGGTGACGCTGCTGTGCGGGGCGGCCACGGCGGCCTGCGGGCCGATCGTCTTCGTCGGACTGCTGGTGCCGCATCTGGTCCGCCGGTTCACCGGTCCCGACCTCCGCCGGCTGCTGCCGCTCTGCGCCCTGCTGGCACCGGCGCTGCTGCTCGGCGCCGATGTGCTGGGGCGGCTGGTGGCGGCGCCGTCCGAGCTCCAGGCCGGGATCGTCACGGCCGCCGTCGGCGGGCCCTGCTTTCTGTGGATCGTCAATCGGCGCAAGGGAGTTCGGTGA
- a CDS encoding ABC transporter substrate-binding protein, protein MSTMMLRPTRRSLLAAGGAAGLTALLAACGTGSGGRADSASGDGSSGSWSFTDDRGSTVRLASRPQRIVAYTGTAAALHDLGVPEDRLVGVFGPTKRADGRPDVQAGSLDVNATTVVGNAYGEFDLEKYAALDPQLLITNMFEPGALWYVPDDSRTKILKLAPAVGISVVKKPLTSVLTRYEKLAGTLGADPAGKSAAAAKSRFRQAAAELRAAAESARRRGVRVLAASASADLLYVSDPAVYPDLSWFASLGVDVVRPTKVVGGFFENLSWENAGRYPADLILLDSRTSALQPAQLTSKPAWAALPAVKAGQVSPWLSEPIMSYAACAPAVERLAATLRNARKVS, encoded by the coding sequence ATGTCCACGATGATGTTGAGGCCGACCCGCCGCAGTCTCCTCGCCGCCGGAGGAGCCGCGGGGCTCACCGCACTGCTCGCCGCCTGCGGCACCGGATCCGGCGGCAGGGCCGACTCCGCCTCAGGCGACGGGAGTTCGGGCTCCTGGAGCTTCACCGACGACCGCGGCAGCACCGTCCGCCTCGCCTCCCGGCCGCAGCGGATAGTCGCCTACACCGGCACCGCCGCCGCCCTCCACGACCTGGGGGTGCCGGAGGACCGGCTGGTCGGCGTCTTCGGCCCGACCAAGCGCGCCGACGGCAGGCCGGACGTGCAGGCCGGCAGCCTGGACGTGAACGCCACCACCGTCGTCGGCAACGCCTACGGCGAGTTCGACCTGGAGAAGTACGCGGCGCTCGACCCCCAGCTGCTGATCACCAACATGTTCGAGCCGGGCGCGCTCTGGTACGTCCCGGACGACAGCCGGACCAAGATCCTCAAGCTGGCTCCCGCAGTGGGCATCAGCGTCGTGAAGAAGCCGCTGACCAGCGTCCTGACCCGGTACGAGAAGCTGGCCGGCACCCTCGGCGCCGACCCGGCCGGCAAGTCCGCGGCGGCCGCGAAGTCCCGCTTCCGACAGGCGGCCGCGGAACTCCGGGCGGCCGCGGAGAGCGCCCGCAGGCGCGGGGTCAGGGTGCTCGCCGCCTCCGCCTCGGCGGACCTCCTCTACGTCTCCGACCCCGCGGTCTACCCCGACCTGAGCTGGTTCGCCTCGCTCGGTGTGGACGTGGTCCGGCCGACGAAGGTGGTCGGCGGATTCTTCGAGAACCTCAGCTGGGAGAACGCCGGAAGGTACCCGGCCGACCTGATCCTGCTGGACAGCCGGACCTCCGCACTGCAGCCCGCCCAACTGACGTCCAAGCCGGCCTGGGCCGCACTGCCGGCCGTCAAGGCCGGCCAGGTCAGCCCCTGGCTGAGCGAGCCGATCATGTCCTACGCGGCCTGCGCCCCGGCGGTGGAGCGGCTGGCCGCCACCCTCCGGAACGCCAGGAAGGTGAGCTGA
- a CDS encoding siderophore-interacting protein, with product MGFRFFAAEVARTEPVGASALRVTVRGTELAGLRSGGRDQRIKLLLPHPHQPAPLLPARGEDWFSAWRAMDPAERAVLRTYTVAAYRHRRGFLPELDVDFVLHGGGLAAGWAARALPGDPLVLLGPDEPDNPGVDFRPPAGTDWVLLAADATALPAAAGILESLPAGQPARVWITVPDPRDIRELRTAADASVTWLTGDADLVRAITATELPPAASGYAWLAGEAATVRGLRRELLAQGFPRSAVTFTGYWRRGATEETRLAAALAGASEW from the coding sequence ATGGGTTTCCGCTTCTTCGCCGCCGAGGTCGCCAGGACCGAGCCGGTCGGCGCGAGCGCCCTCCGGGTCACCGTCCGCGGAACGGAGCTGGCGGGCCTGCGGTCCGGCGGCCGGGACCAGCGGATCAAGCTGCTGCTGCCGCACCCCCACCAACCCGCTCCGCTGCTCCCCGCCCGCGGCGAGGACTGGTTCTCCGCATGGCGCGCGATGGACCCCGCGGAACGGGCGGTGCTCCGCACCTACACCGTCGCCGCCTACCGCCACCGCCGGGGCTTCCTGCCGGAACTGGACGTGGACTTCGTCCTCCACGGCGGCGGCCTGGCGGCCGGCTGGGCGGCCCGGGCGCTGCCGGGCGACCCGCTGGTGCTGCTGGGCCCGGACGAACCGGACAACCCCGGCGTCGACTTCCGGCCCCCGGCCGGGACCGACTGGGTGCTGCTGGCCGCGGACGCCACCGCGCTGCCGGCCGCGGCCGGGATCCTGGAGTCCTTGCCGGCCGGGCAGCCGGCCCGGGTCTGGATCACCGTCCCCGACCCCCGCGACATCCGCGAGCTCCGCACCGCCGCAGACGCCTCCGTCACCTGGCTGACCGGCGACGCGGACCTCGTCCGAGCGATCACCGCCACCGAACTCCCGCCCGCGGCGAGCGGTTACGCCTGGCTCGCCGGCGAGGCGGCGACCGTCCGCGGTCTGCGCCGCGAGCTGCTCGCGCAGGGCTTTCCCCGCTCCGCGGTCACCTTCACCGGCTACTGGCGCCGGGGCGCCACCGAGGAGACCCGCCTGGCCGCTGCGCTGGCGGGCGCGTCCGAGTGGTGA